Sequence from the Cucurbita pepo subsp. pepo cultivar mu-cu-16 chromosome LG02, ASM280686v2, whole genome shotgun sequence genome:
aaaacgcatatgctagggagaggtttccacatccttataagcaatccatcccccttgggggccagcatccttactggcacaccgcccggtgtctgactctaataccatttgtaacagccaagtccaccgctattggatattgtcctatttggtctttcccttttgggcttctgctcaaagttttaaaacacatttgcTTGGGAgcggtttccacatccttataagaatgctttgttcccctctccaaccgatgtggaatctcacaatctatcttCCTTgagggcctagtgtcctcgctggcacaccgcccaatatctggctctgataccatttgtaacagcccaatgAAATCacttttcaaaatgttttattcatCAAACTACGATCAGATAATACTACCAATgctttcaaattctaaaaataccaaaaaataCTTGAAGGGAGTAGCACACTTCATTAGtgtttcttaatttctctggtattttctgtttttcccGTTGAGCACTATGATATAGCAATGCAGCAAAGAATTAACATGGATGTACAAGTAACAGAGAGAAGGATCAGTATTATGCTATTTATTTGACCACAAACATACCTCTTCAAAGTGGCTAGTTTCCTTCGCAATAGATAATATATCAGCACTAACAAGCAGCTAAGCACAATCCTTCCAGTGGATATCACAAGCCGAGTACTTCCAAACTTCAAAGTCATGGTACGGAACGGCCAAAAACATGGTTTTGTAAGAACCGATTCTCTATTATTAGCACTATCTCCATCTTGATGGTATCCAGGGCTTACGGCTGCTTTAGAAGCTCTTGATTTTTTATGTTCTTCTAAAGAAGATAAATGTGCATTACAGTCATCTTTAAGCAAAGATGAAGGGGATGATTGTGACAAGCTAGCAGCTTTAAGAGACTGCAAGTAATCTAGCCTCCTCAAAAGTACCTACCCAAAAGTTGGAAGGAAAAATCTGACAATTTTTTTAGCAAAAAACTAGGTAGCAAGAACAGTTTTAAGGTAATGGAAAATTACAAACTTAGTTCATCAAAGATCATAAACTTGTGCAATGATACTCACAACGATGGTAATGATAGGATTAAATAATTCATCCCAAATCTCAAAATCTAGGAGAATTTCTGTAACGGCCtccgctagcggatattgtcatctttgggctttccctcaaggtttttaaaacgtgtttgcaagggaaaggtttccacacccttatcaagggtgtttcgttctcctctccaaccaatgtgggatatcacaatccaccccccttcagggcccaacgtcctcgctggcactcgttcctttctcgatgtgggacccccaccaaatccacccccttcggggcccagtgtccttactggcacactgcctcgtgtctactcgttcggggaacaacctcctcgctggcacatcgtctcggtgtctggctctgataccatttgtaacggcccaggcccaccgctagcagatattgtcctctttggactttttctcaaggtttttaaaacgtgtctgctaggggaaggtttccacacccttataaagggtgtttcgttctcctccccaaccaatgtgcgatatcacaatccacccggcactcgttcctttctccaatcgatgtgggacccccaccaaatccaccctccttcgatgcctagcgtccttactggcacactgcctcgtgtctactccttcagtgaacagcctcctcgcatggcacatcgcctcggtatctgactctgataccatttttaacggtccaggtccaccgctagcagatattgtcctctttggactttctctcaaggtatttaaaacgcgtctgctaggaaaaggtttccacacccttagaaagggtgtttcgttctcctccccaaccaatgtgggatatcacaattcCCACATTTCTTtgagaaaattgagaaaatagcATAGACATTAGGAAGCTGTATATGCAGGAGAtcaattagaaaaagaaagaaagatccAATGCTACACTGAAGAATATATGTAACCAAGGATAGGCACAATAACATGGCTCAGACatgtttcatatttaattGTCAGCAATCAACATAAACCTTGTGATGCCAAATCCAATGGTTGAACTTTTTAAATGGCATTCATTGGAACATGAAAAACAAGTATTTACCTGACGCTTTTCCTCAGGTAAAGCAGCTTTCTCAACCCAAGAGACAGCAAGATCCATATCCTTCGAACCTATCGCTAAAGGCATTTGTAGGTAAACTTCAACAACTTGGAGATATTCATCAACAGTCAACAGAGCATGCCCATCACAATGTTCTCTGTCATCGATGTTTCTTGAGCCAACAAGAACATAGATTTCTTCGTTCGATAAACTCCACTCGTTAAGGAACTCTGCTAGAAAACATTTCATATCAGAAAGACCTTCTGAGATCTGAAGACATGCCCTGTGAAATTGAGCAAGGTAAAGTTGACCATTAAAATTTGCCCACAGCAACATCAGTTAATGTTAAAGAtcatgtatttgtttagattgctgtcagttagtatctaattaaatcttaGTTAGGCGTTAGatctagttttttatttgatttagttttgatttgattagattttattttgatttgtttactggtttgttaaCATAttttctcaagatttttaggtagattttctaaatatcttttgTATTCTTGTATAAATAtggagcattcttgctcttcataattcaatcaatccctctttcactaacaattggtatcagagctatcttCTTAAGGGATCTGTGAGATCAAAATGGGAGGAGAATCCAGTTTTTCCGCTGTTGCACCACCAATTttcgatggagacaattatcaaatgtgggcagttcgtatggagacttatttggaggccttggatctttgggaagtaatagaagaggattacgaggTTCCTCCGCTTCCAGCAAATCCTactgtagcacaaatcaaattatagaaggaatagaagacaaggaaatcaaaggcgaaagcttgcctatttgcCGCTGTATCacaaatgatcttcatgcgaataatgtccctcaaaacagcaaaggaaatctgggattatctcaaggccgaatatgaaggagatgagaggattcgtggaatgaaagccctaaatttgattagggatttcgagttgcagaagatgaaggagtcagagtcggtgaaagagtactctgacagacttctcagtattgccaacaaggtgagattgcttggttctgtTTTAAATGATTCAAGGATCGTTGAGAAGCTGCTAGTCACTGttccagagaagtttgaagccaccattactactctggagaacaccaaagacttgtcaaagatttctcttacagagctcttgaatgctttacaagcacaagagcaaaggaggtctatgaggcaagaaggagtgattgaaggtgccttacgtgttaagcatcaagacagcagcaggtataaaaacaataaaaatttcaaaaatcaattgacgtatggagattcatctgccaattatc
This genomic interval carries:
- the LOC111787535 gene encoding protein APEM9-like: MDDAEAIWEEIERSESYLVCSTYEEALEIASSVSKRISRMKTGCKNDMLEAAGMVLVQSLKELGRTSRIVDELKLSFSSVAAIPVNVLLTGACLQISEGLSDMKCFLAEFLNEWSLSNEEIYVLVGSRNIDDREHCDGHALLTVDEYLQVVEVYLQMPLAIGSKDMDLAVSWVEKAALPEEKRQVLLRRLDYLQSLKAASLSQSSPSSLLKDDCNAHLSSLEEHKKSRASKAAVSPGYHQDGDSANNRESVLTKPCFWPFRTMTLKFGSTRLVISTGRIVLSCLLVLIYYLLRRKLATLKRLAKKQASSIKKAVVDLWQLAFSYQVNPLAMAQPLSGL